A stretch of Acidicapsa ligni DNA encodes these proteins:
- a CDS encoding glycosyltransferase family 4 protein: protein MPANSHHIENNSESNSENGLLRICIVAENASFRFGGEASLPLHYFSRLRARGIEAWLIIHGRTRPELEALFPNEQDRIQYISDKWFHKLIWNLSRPLPRRVSEATFGTLMVLINQLIQRSMVRQLIRDKGIDVVHQPIPVSPKAPSFISGLGVPVIIGPMNGGMDYPAAFRGAESLFTRLTVALGRSSANLVNSIIPGKKNAGILLVANERTRIALPTCVKGKVIEIPENGVDLSIWKPPVSSVTTTTPSRFLFVGRLVDWKRLDFVLQALAQIPGAQLEVIGDGVMRPAWTALAQSLGIADRVRFLGWLPQPECAQLLHGTTALLLPSIYECGGAVVLEAMATATPVVATAWGGPADYINASCGILVNPSNPAVITQGFVDAMRKLIADPDLRTQLGNAGRQRVQDHFDWNRKIDRILEIYQQAIHEHRP, encoded by the coding sequence ATGCCTGCAAATTCACACCATATCGAGAACAATTCCGAGAGTAATTCCGAGAATGGGCTTTTGCGCATTTGCATCGTGGCCGAAAATGCATCCTTTCGCTTCGGCGGAGAAGCATCGCTGCCCCTGCATTACTTTTCGCGCCTGCGTGCCCGCGGCATCGAAGCGTGGCTCATCATTCACGGCCGCACACGCCCTGAACTCGAAGCGCTGTTTCCGAACGAACAAGACCGCATCCAGTACATTTCCGATAAGTGGTTCCATAAGCTGATCTGGAATCTGAGCCGCCCTTTGCCTCGCCGCGTCTCTGAAGCGACCTTTGGAACTCTGATGGTACTCATCAATCAACTCATCCAGCGCAGCATGGTGCGGCAGTTGATTCGGGATAAGGGAATCGATGTCGTTCATCAGCCGATTCCGGTATCGCCCAAGGCCCCATCGTTCATCTCCGGCCTTGGCGTTCCCGTCATCATTGGCCCCATGAACGGCGGCATGGACTATCCTGCGGCCTTTCGAGGCGCAGAGTCGCTCTTCACACGCCTCACAGTTGCACTCGGCAGAAGCAGTGCCAACCTGGTCAACAGCATCATTCCCGGCAAAAAGAATGCTGGCATCCTGCTGGTAGCCAACGAACGAACCCGTATCGCGCTGCCCACCTGCGTCAAGGGCAAAGTCATTGAGATTCCAGAGAACGGTGTCGACCTCAGCATCTGGAAGCCGCCTGTTTCTTCCGTAACAACCACAACACCATCTCGTTTTCTTTTCGTTGGCCGCCTCGTGGACTGGAAGCGCCTGGACTTCGTCCTGCAAGCTTTGGCGCAAATTCCTGGAGCCCAGCTTGAGGTCATCGGTGATGGTGTGATGCGCCCAGCCTGGACAGCCCTGGCGCAATCCCTCGGCATCGCAGACCGCGTCCGCTTCCTCGGCTGGCTGCCTCAGCCCGAATGCGCACAGCTTTTGCATGGCACGACAGCCCTGCTGTTGCCCAGCATCTACGAGTGCGGAGGGGCGGTCGTTCTCGAAGCGATGGCCACTGCCACACCCGTCGTCGCTACTGCCTGGGGCGGCCCGGCCGACTACATCAATGCAAGCTGCGGAATCCTCGTCAACCCATCCAACCCGGCAGTGATTACCCAGGGATTCGTTGATGCGATGCGCAAACTGATTGCCGATCCGGATCTTCGAACACAACTGGGCAACGCAGGCCGACAACGCGTGCAGGATCACTTCGACTGGAACCGCAAGATTGATCGAATCCTCGAGATTTATCAGCAGGCTATCCATGAGCATCGTCCCTAA